In Canis lupus dingo isolate Sandy chromosome 1, ASM325472v2, whole genome shotgun sequence, a single genomic region encodes these proteins:
- the LOC112644828 gene encoding elongin-C-like: protein MYVKLISSDGHEFIVKREHALTSGTIKAMLSGPGQLAENETNEVNFREIPSHVLSKVCMYFTYKVHYTNSSTEIPEFPIAPEIALELLMAVNFLDC, encoded by the coding sequence ATGTATGTCAAATTGATATCTTCGGATGGTCATGAATTTATTGTAAAAAGAGAACATGCACTAACATCCGGAACAATAAAAGCCATGTTGAGTGGCCCAGGTCAGTTGGCTGAGAATGAAACTAATGAAGTCAATTTTAGAGAGATCCCTTCACATGTGCTATCAAAAGTATGCATGTATTTTACCTACAAGGTTCACTACACTAACAGCTCCACAGAGATTCCTGAATTCCCAATTGCACCTGAAATTGCACTGGAACTGCTGATGGCTGTGAACTTCCTagattgttaa